From a single Nicotiana tomentosiformis chromosome 2, ASM39032v3, whole genome shotgun sequence genomic region:
- the LOC117279791 gene encoding uncharacterized mitochondrial protein AtMg00810-like has translation MLNCKTVATPINVNEKLQLDDGIEKADGSSFRSLVGGLIYLTLTRPDISFSVGVISRFMHRPSKHHLRAAKRILRYVIGTTGFELCYYLELKETTNNSVIFFRGRICCSSIFNIANIVSEKTTC, from the exons ATGCTTAACTGCAAAACGGTGGCTACTCCTATAAATGTAAATGAGAAGCTACAACTTGATGATGGTATTGAAAAAGCTGATGGAAGTTCCTTTAGAAGCTTAGTTGGAGGTTTAATCTATTTGACGCTCACTCGTCCTGATATATCATTTTCCGTTGGAGTGATTTCAAGGTTTATGCATAGGCCTTCAAAGCATCATCTTAGAGCAGCTAAGAGAATCTTACGCTATGTTATTGGAACTACGGGATTTGAACTATG CTATTACTTGGAGCTCAAAGAAACAACCAACAATAGTGTTATCTTTTTCCGAGGTCGAATATGTTGCAGCAGCATCTTCAACATAGCAAACATTGTGTCTGAGAAAACTACTTGCTGA
- the LOC104109063 gene encoding protein DETOXIFICATION 14-like, which translates to MPAMEEALLDVNNNNNNNNNNNNKVVFGKEVKEVSRIAMPMIVVTVSQYLLRVSPMIMLGHLGELQLSSASIATSLSNVTGFSLLFGMASALETLCGQAYGAGQYRKLGTFTYGAIICLFLVCIPVSVLWIFTDRLLILMGQDPEIATEAGKYTIWLIPTLFPYAILQSLVRYLQAQSLILPMLLSAVVSLCFQVPICWVFIFKLDLGNAGAAMSIGLSYWLNVILLMLYVKYSSACAETRASFSRDVFLTIGDFFRFAIPSAVMVCLEWWSFELIILLSGLLPNPALETSVLSICFTTTSVHYHIPYSFGAAASTRVSNELGAGRPQAAKVALGAVLILSVTEVVLASISIFVVRHVWGYVFTYEKEVITYVAEITPVLCISIIMDGTQAVLSGVARGSGWQHIGAYVNLGAYYLVGIPTALLLGFVLHLKGKGLWIGLVAGATVQSISLSLITGLTNWEKQAIEARHRIFSGRPAVENQFME; encoded by the exons ATGCCGGCGATGGAAGAGGCACTGCTggatgtgaataataataataataataataataataataataataaggtaGTGTTTGGGAAGGAGGTGAAGGAGGTGAGTCGGATAGCAATGCCGATGATAGTGGTGACGGTGTCACAGTACCTTTTGCGCGTTTCACCAATGATAATGTTGGGTCATCTTGGTGAACTTCAACTTTCTAGTGCTTCTATTGCTACTTCACTTTCCAATGTTACCGGCTTCAGTCTTCTT TTTGGCATGGCTAGTGCACTGGAGACTCTATGTGGGCAGGCATATGGCGCAGGACAATATCGAAAACTTGGAACTTTTACTTATGGTGCAATTATTTGTCTATTCCTTGTATGCATACCAGTTTCTGTTCTGTGGATCTTCACGGATAGGCTTCTTATATTGATGGGCCAAGATCCTGAAATCGCAACTGAAGCTGGAAAATACACGATTTGGCTCATTCCTACGCTATTTCCATATGCTATTCTTCAGTCACTTGTCCGGTACCTGCAGGCACAGAGTTTAATCCTACCAATGCTTTTGAGTGCTGTTGTATCTTTATGCTTCCAAGTGCCGATATGTTGGGTTTTTATATTCAAATTGGATTTGGGGAACGCTGGAGCAGCAATGTCAATTGGTTTATCCTATTGGCTGAATGTGATCTTGCTTATGCTTTATGTGAAGTACTCATCAGCTTGTGCAGAAACTCGGGCTTCATTCTCTAGAGATGTTTTTCTGACTATAGGGGACTTCTTCCGCTTTGCTATCCCATCTGCTGTAATGGTTTG CTTGGAATGGTGGTCGTTTGAACTAATCATTCTCCTCTCTGGTCTGTTGCCAAATCCAGCGCTAGAGACTTCCGTTCTATCCATATG CTTTACAACCACTTCAGTGCACTACCATATACCTTATTCTTTCGGTGCCGCTGCAAG CACTCGTGTTTCAAATGAGCTTGGAGCGGGGAGGCCACAGGCCGCGAAAGTTGCTCTTGGCGCTGTGCTAATTCTTTCTGTCACAGAGGTTGTTCTTGCAAGTATTTCTATATTCGTGGTCCGCCATGTATGGGGCTATGTATTTACCTATGAGAAAGAAGTAATCACTTATGTAGCAGAAATTACTCCTGTTCTTTGCATCTCAATCATCATGGATGGCACCCAAGCCGTATTATCAG GAGTTGCCAGAGGAAGTGGGTGGCAGCATATTGGAGCCTATGTGAATCTTGGAGCATATTATTTGGTTGGAATTCCAACGGCTCTATTGCTGGGATTTGTTTTGCATCTAAAAGGCAAAGGCCTTTGGATTGGATTGGTGGCTGGAGCAACTGTGCAATCTATTTCGCTTTCCCTTATCACAGGCCTCACCAATTGGGAAAAACAG GCCATTGAAGCAAGACATAGAATCTTTAGTGGAAGGCCTGCTGTTGAAAATCAGTTCATGGAATGA